TCATGACCAGTTGACCTTTACAGATCATGTTGCCTCTGTTGCCAGGACATGTCACTTTTTGGTACTATTCAACATAAGAAAAATCAGGCTGTACCTAAACCAACAGGCTACCCAGCTCCCTGTACTGGCTGCAGATACTGTatcgtggaaaagtgccattctAATTCTTACATATAGCGTCTTTAACTTGTAAACCCTCAGTGtcaaaaagcatttgtttttcactATGAACTGAAAGTTAATTGCTTTGTACATACTGTAGTAATTGCACTTTTAAATTTGACCAGATCCTTGAAATTCAACGCGAGCCTAGATTAGCAACAGGTTTTCCAGTAGGATAGAGTGATGCCTGCAGCAGGAATCTGATTAGAATCAGACTGAGTGCatcaggaaagaaaaacatccatcATGGCAAAGGCTTTCATTTAAGTAGCTTCATGTTCTTTATCTCCAGAGTGCCACTGAACCATCAAACCCAGGGTACCAGCACTTTTACTCTAATTATTGGTTCTAATTCACAAACTGCACAGGCAAACACCCTCTGGTTGAGGGTTCGTCATGCCTTCATGGCTGTCAATGCCATGCTTCCATTGCAAGGTTCACTTCAACTGTACTCTGCTGGTGTCTCTAAATCCCTCTTACTTGTGTATACAATatcatgtttgcttttttttcttcttctccccagtttgtggttgtggttattactggaaatggagaaaaaaaagaaggagagcTGCTTCCGTGCAGGCCAGCGGAGGTGGGAAGCATAAACACAGAAATGGGTGGAAACTGGGTGTTTGTGGCTGAGGGCTCCCTGATAAAAGTGAAAAACCTCCTGAGAAGCTATAGAGATATAGTGCGGTCTGACACCGGTAACTAAAAACAACGCACAAAACTTTCTTCATTGCAGACACTTTTAAGGAACCGGTTCAACCTGCACTACTGTAACATAATGTTCACTTCCACTGTCGAGGACTATGAAGGTTCTAGACATGATAGGCATTTATTTAAATACGCTGTAGCAGGAAAATGCACaggtataattaaaaaaatgactgaatggctgcatttcattcattcatgcacgGCTCTTCTCTTGATTTTAGCAGGTTTTCTGGTTCTACAGGGTTATGTATGGTACAGCAGCATCATGTAAAGGTAATTACCACCCTTAAGTAAGGTAAGGTGAAGTAAGGTAAATCTCACACTTTGCCCTCTTGAGTTGCTCACTTATTTGGTATTTATGAAGCACACGCCTGTCACTCCACATGTCTAGAGAGACAGCCAGAGAGGATCTGGGAGGtgatttattggtttatttaatttatggtTATGGTTTATCACCACTATAGTCTGCACAAACTTTACACCTTAGAGAAGATATGTATGCAGAACCTTTACTTGTTGAGTTGTCTTTGTTATGATTTGCTCACAGAGTCAGCAAATGCTTGTCCACAGGAGTTTAATACttaccacaaaataaaatagaattgtctacaaacaatgtttttgcttttgtttcacttttaacacatttatgatgagaAGAGCTGCTTCACTTGTTAATGGTCACTGAAAAGGATACATATAGTCCTATAAACTTGGATTTACAGTATCAAGTATTTGTCAAATGTCTCAGTATTGTATAATCAAAAATGTGATATGGCACAAAAATGACAATTGTTTAATtgtcatttcctttttattgtttgaatttcATTGAAATTATCTTCTTAAAATCACCATTTACTTTGGAAATGTATGGTTGCCTGACAAgaaattacacatttacatttatcaaAAGTTAAACCTCGTTGAAATTGTATGTTCTAGTTGAGTTTAAGGCAGCAGGTTGTTCATTTTGTCACGTTACAACTTAATCAACTGTTGTCCCATTATTTCCTCTAAGTCACACTGAAGTGCTGTGTGATTAGTAGTCAGCATGTCATAGAGAAGCGACATCTATACCATGCCCCTGCTGAAGCTGAGTCCACTTTTGGATTCTCCATCACTCTTGCGCTCCATCCTCTGCAGCGGCAAAGGCGCACGGTTGCGCGCGTCTCCAAACGGCATCTCCATGCCGGACACGTTAATATCCAGTAGGCTCTGCAGGTGTTTGATGTAGTCAATGGCTGCCCGCAGTGTCTCCACTTTGCTGAGCCGCTTGTCCTCAAACTCCTCGGGCAGATGCTCCCGGAGCCGTGCGTAACCCTCGTTTACGCAGCGCACCCGGTGTCTCTCCCTTTCGTTCCTTTTCCGAATAAACGCAGGCTCGAAGGAATAATCGCATACGCCGAAGTGTCCGTGATAGGGGAAATATGTTATCCGTCTGTAGGGCGACATCTGGCCGTGCACCGGGTCCAGGTATGTAGCGTCCAGATGCAAAGGCAGTCCGAGTCGAAGCGCATCTTTACAGTGCGCCCCGCTGTCGTTGTCGTTCACGGAGATGCCGTGCAGAGCCAGCGGAGGGACATAAGGAATATGCTCCATTAACTGTTTGCTGTGATAAGACATCTGTGTAAGagaaagtcaaaataaaaataaaaaatagacaattgtacacacacaaacacaaaatgttgtATATTTCCCCAAATGATTCCAGAGCCTCACCGTGTCAGAGTCTCACTCTCTCCACAATCATCTCGTGGTTCCTTCTCTTGTATCTCGCCACTATGCGATCAGGTTTGATGTGACCTTTAATAAGCCGACTGTCTTCCACCaggacagactgactgacagctTGTTAGTGAGGCTTTCAGGGtgtagacagagagacacacacacacacacaccccgggGCGGGGATGCATCCATAGTTCCTCATCAAGATAAAACGGTTGTTATCCTCCTTCTGCTGTGGTGGTAAACATGAAACCCCTAAAAATatctttctttattattattattattatttgcaaagaatatttttttcatacaaCCTTTTAATGAACATCTAGCACATTACATCCATCCAATTATTTTATACGTAATTCATTTTTATCATAAgtggaaagaggaaaaagggaACAATAACAAATAGCAAGGCAAGAAGAAGATACCCAACAAATTGATTtgaacacaacaataaaagtaTGTTTTAACTTAAAATAAAGGGTTACAATGTTCGCACAGTGTttaaattactttatttattattaaagtgtATGTTCACATTTGTCGTTATGTTTTACCTTGTTCATGTCCgtgcacatatgtatatacatagtaaataaacaataatcaaAGAGTAATAACAAAAGAACAGTTCTCTTGGGGTAGATTCCTCATAATACAGAGgcagttaaagaaaaacacagatacaTGTCTGGACATATCATCGGGAATAATTTAGACaccttttaaaatgattaaataattactcaacatacaaaaaaagacCACGTTTAATCGTGTAAGTGGGTTCGTTTACGCTGAAAAAAACGGACCTAAAATACACCCAT
This Solea solea chromosome 3, fSolSol10.1, whole genome shotgun sequence DNA region includes the following protein-coding sequences:
- the LOC131457049 gene encoding achaete-scute homolog 4, with the protein product MSYHSKQLMEHIPYVPPLALHGISVNDNDSGAHCKDALRLGLPLHLDATYLDPVHGQMSPYRRITYFPYHGHFGVCDYSFEPAFIRKRNERERHRVRCVNEGYARLREHLPEEFEDKRLSKVETLRAAIDYIKHLQSLLDINVSGMEMPFGDARNRAPLPLQRMERKSDGESKSGLSFSRGMV